The following are encoded together in the Serratia sp. UGAL515B_01 genome:
- a CDS encoding basic amino acid/polyamine antiporter, producing the protein MSEKKLGLVALIALVIGSMVGGGVFSLPQNFGSVASPAALLMGWVITTIGMICLALIYQNLSARCPQLEGGIYSYARAGFGDFIGFQSAWGYWFSAWLGNVSYAVLLFSALSFFFPVFGLGNNWESILGASIVLWLVHSLVLHGVQEAAFINTVLTIVKVLVLLVFVVAVLIAFRIGIFTTDFWGRMMVIDGKHPALFEQVKSTMLITTWVFIGIEGATVVSTRAAKRADIGKATVIGLLGCLVIYILVSVLSMGVLDQASLGNLKNPSMAGVLESIVGIWGARFVAAGVILSLAGALLAWTLFAAELPFVAAKDGMFPKVFIKVNAKGSPAVSLWITNGLIQLFLLFTLFYSAGYQALFSIATAAILPPYLLSAAFGLKLAITGEGYQEGEKRTRDLILGLIGTIYGLWLCFAAGNQMLLTSLLFVPGLIVFLWHQKTQQTKRLMNSYEAIIAVIIVVIAIYTLYMIATGHIKLG; encoded by the coding sequence ATGTCTGAAAAAAAACTGGGGCTAGTGGCCCTGATCGCACTCGTGATCGGTTCCATGGTGGGCGGTGGCGTGTTCAGCCTGCCACAAAACTTCGGTTCAGTAGCATCGCCTGCGGCACTGCTGATGGGTTGGGTGATCACCACCATCGGGATGATTTGCCTGGCGCTTATCTACCAAAATCTCAGTGCCCGTTGCCCACAACTGGAAGGCGGTATTTATAGCTATGCTCGTGCCGGATTTGGTGACTTCATTGGCTTTCAATCTGCCTGGGGTTACTGGTTCTCGGCATGGTTGGGGAATGTTTCTTACGCCGTACTGCTGTTCAGCGCTCTGAGTTTTTTCTTTCCGGTTTTTGGGTTAGGCAACAACTGGGAGTCGATTCTCGGTGCTTCAATTGTGTTATGGCTGGTGCACTCTCTGGTCCTGCATGGCGTACAGGAAGCCGCTTTTATCAATACCGTGCTAACGATAGTTAAAGTACTGGTCTTGCTGGTGTTTGTGGTTGCCGTGTTGATTGCCTTTCGCATCGGGATTTTTACCACCGACTTTTGGGGCCGTATGATGGTGATCGACGGTAAGCATCCCGCACTGTTTGAACAGGTTAAAAGTACCATGCTGATAACGACCTGGGTCTTTATCGGTATTGAAGGTGCAACGGTAGTGTCAACCCGTGCAGCCAAACGAGCAGATATTGGTAAAGCCACGGTGATTGGGCTGCTCGGCTGTTTAGTGATTTACATTCTGGTGAGCGTGTTGTCGATGGGCGTGCTCGATCAGGCCAGCCTCGGCAATTTGAAAAACCCCTCTATGGCAGGCGTACTGGAATCTATCGTGGGAATTTGGGGAGCTCGCTTCGTAGCCGCTGGGGTGATCCTTTCCCTTGCGGGTGCACTCCTTGCCTGGACGCTATTTGCCGCCGAATTACCCTTTGTCGCTGCCAAAGACGGCATGTTCCCCAAGGTATTTATTAAGGTGAATGCCAAAGGATCGCCTGCGGTTTCACTGTGGATCACCAATGGTCTGATTCAACTGTTCCTGCTCTTTACACTGTTCTATAGCGCGGGTTATCAAGCACTGTTCTCGATTGCTACCGCCGCTATTTTGCCACCTTATCTTCTCAGTGCCGCCTTTGGCCTCAAACTGGCTATTACCGGCGAAGGCTATCAGGAGGGAGAAAAACGCACGCGTGACCTGATCCTTGGGCTCATCGGCACAATCTACGGCTTGTGGTTGTGCTTCGCTGCTGGCAATCAGATGCTGCTAACTTCGCTGCTGTTTGTGCCAGGGCTGATTGTCTTCCTGTGGCATCAGAAAACACAGCAGACCAAGCGGTTGATGAACAGCTACGAAGCGATTATTGCAGTGATTATCGTCGTGATTGCCATTTATACCCTTTATATGATCGCTACAGGCCACATCAAGCTTGGTTAA
- the argF gene encoding ornithine carbamoyltransferase codes for MSINLRNRHLLKLLDFKPEEIQYLLDLAVTLKKAKYDNTEHQYLRGKNIALIFEKTSTRTRCAFEVAAFDQGAKVTYLGPSGSQIGHKESMKDTARVLGRMYDGIEYRGFSQAIVEELGKFAGVPVWNGLTDEFHPTQILADLMTMLEHLPGKQLNQISFAYLGDARNNMGNSLMVAAAKMGMDIRLVAPSAFWPDEKLQAQCQAIASKTGARIMLTEHVAEGVAGVDFLYTDVWVSMGEPKEAWAQRVELMKPYQVNMAVVKATGNPQVKFMHCLPAFHDTQTKVGKEIEATYGLQGLEVSDEVFESPHSIVFDEAENRMHTIKAVMVATLSD; via the coding sequence ATGAGCATCAATTTACGTAACCGTCACTTGTTAAAACTGCTGGACTTCAAACCCGAGGAAATTCAATACCTGCTCGACCTGGCCGTCACACTGAAAAAAGCCAAGTACGACAACACGGAACACCAGTATCTGCGTGGCAAGAATATCGCGTTGATCTTCGAGAAAACGTCTACCCGCACCCGTTGCGCGTTTGAAGTGGCCGCTTTTGATCAGGGAGCTAAAGTAACCTATCTCGGCCCGAGCGGTTCACAAATCGGCCATAAGGAGTCGATGAAAGATACTGCCAGGGTCTTGGGTCGTATGTACGATGGCATTGAATATCGTGGCTTTAGTCAAGCCATCGTAGAGGAATTGGGCAAATTCGCTGGTGTGCCGGTATGGAATGGCTTGACGGATGAATTCCACCCAACACAGATCCTGGCTGACCTGATGACCATGCTGGAGCATTTGCCTGGCAAGCAGCTGAACCAGATCTCATTCGCCTACCTCGGCGATGCCCGCAATAACATGGGCAATTCCCTGATGGTTGCGGCGGCAAAAATGGGGATGGATATTCGTCTGGTTGCCCCCTCCGCCTTTTGGCCAGATGAAAAATTACAGGCTCAGTGCCAAGCCATTGCCAGTAAAACCGGGGCTCGCATCATGCTGACGGAGCATGTGGCAGAAGGCGTTGCCGGTGTTGATTTCCTTTATACCGATGTTTGGGTCTCGATGGGTGAACCGAAGGAAGCTTGGGCTCAGCGCGTCGAACTGATGAAACCCTATCAGGTCAATATGGCGGTAGTGAAGGCAACCGGTAATCCGCAGGTGAAATTCATGCACTGCCTGCCCGCATTTCACGATACGCAAACCAAAGTGGGTAAGGAGATCGAGGCCACCTATGGCTTGCAAGGGTTGGAAGTTAGCGATGAGGTGTTCGAATCCCCCCACTCCATCGTATTCGATGAAGCAGAAAATCGCATGCATACCATCAAGGCCGTAATGGTCGCCACCCTCAGCGACTGA